From Streptomyces sp. NBC_00775, one genomic window encodes:
- a CDS encoding PQQ-dependent sugar dehydrogenase, translating to MKLNRALPWCLSLALAVPLVGLTGATARAATDYQAEDATISQGTVASNHTGYTGTGFVDYTNTTGSYVEFTVSAASAGTSSLALRYANGTTTDRPMNISVNGTVVATGVSFPATTNWDTWATKSVDVPLNAGSNKIRATATTANGGPNLDRIGIGAAADTQAPSRPGQPSCSAVSEDRLTLSWGASTDNVGVTAYDIYEHGNKLSEAPGDATSKTLTGLSPRTTYNLTVIARDAAGNASQASPVVDCTTPPSSDTTPPTKPGTLTSSNVTANSVDLGWGASTDDKAVAGYDVRSGTTVYKSVESGTSTTLTGLACNSPYTLNVVARDAAGNVSPQSNTVTFTTQACATDGGVPSSIGTVSSGWTIPWGTYWMPDGQSALVTERDDFRVWKVTKDGTKTQVGTVPNAVTTNGEGGLLGVAVDPKWETDHYVYFMHTASEGNRVVRMTYNGSSLTGYTVLLQGIKKNRYHNGGRLAFGPDGYLYVSTGEAQTPDLAQDKNSLNGKILRMTTDGKAAPGNPFGNYVYSYGHRNPQGLAFDRNGRLWEAEFGDSSKDELNLIKPGANYGWPTCEGTCSVAGMTNPKKTWNVSEASPSGIAIVRNVIYMASLRGERLWRIPINGDTENVGTATAYYVGTYGRLRTVTKVPGADQLWLSTTNCDNNGGAADGSDKIFKVSID from the coding sequence ATGAAACTCAACAGAGCACTTCCCTGGTGCCTTTCCCTGGCCCTGGCCGTGCCGCTCGTCGGGCTGACCGGCGCGACGGCCCGGGCGGCCACCGACTACCAGGCCGAGGACGCCACGATCTCGCAGGGCACGGTGGCCTCCAACCACACCGGCTACACGGGCACCGGCTTCGTCGACTACACCAACACCACCGGCTCGTACGTGGAGTTCACGGTGAGCGCGGCCTCGGCCGGCACCTCGTCGCTGGCCCTGCGGTACGCCAACGGCACGACCACCGACCGGCCGATGAACATCTCCGTCAACGGGACGGTCGTCGCCACCGGCGTCTCCTTCCCGGCCACCACCAACTGGGACACGTGGGCGACCAAAAGCGTCGACGTCCCCCTGAACGCGGGCTCCAACAAGATCCGCGCGACCGCCACCACCGCCAACGGCGGCCCCAACCTCGACCGGATCGGCATCGGCGCGGCGGCCGACACCCAGGCACCGAGCCGCCCGGGCCAGCCGAGTTGCTCAGCGGTGTCGGAGGACAGGCTGACCCTCAGCTGGGGCGCCTCGACGGACAACGTCGGCGTGACGGCGTACGACATCTACGAACACGGCAACAAGCTCAGCGAGGCGCCGGGCGACGCGACGTCCAAGACCCTCACGGGGCTGAGCCCCCGCACCACCTACAACCTGACCGTCATCGCCCGGGACGCGGCCGGCAACGCCTCGCAGGCCAGCCCGGTCGTCGACTGCACGACCCCACCGAGCTCCGACACCACACCGCCGACCAAGCCGGGCACCCTCACTTCCTCGAACGTGACCGCCAACAGCGTCGACCTCGGCTGGGGCGCCTCGACGGACGACAAGGCGGTGGCCGGGTACGACGTGCGCAGCGGCACGACGGTCTACAAGAGTGTGGAGAGCGGTACGTCGACCACGCTCACCGGGCTCGCCTGCAACAGCCCATACACGCTGAACGTGGTGGCGCGCGACGCGGCGGGCAATGTCTCCCCGCAGAGCAACACGGTCACCTTCACGACACAGGCGTGCGCGACGGACGGCGGAGTCCCGTCGTCGATCGGGACGGTCTCCAGCGGCTGGACCATCCCGTGGGGCACGTACTGGATGCCCGACGGGCAGAGCGCGCTCGTCACCGAGCGGGACGACTTCCGCGTCTGGAAGGTCACGAAGGACGGCACGAAGACGCAGGTCGGGACCGTGCCGAACGCGGTGACGACGAACGGTGAGGGCGGTCTGCTCGGCGTGGCCGTCGACCCGAAGTGGGAGACCGACCACTACGTCTACTTCATGCACACGGCGTCCGAGGGCAACCGCGTCGTCCGCATGACGTACAACGGCAGCTCGCTGACCGGCTACACGGTCCTCCTCCAGGGCATCAAGAAGAACCGCTACCACAACGGCGGACGGCTCGCCTTCGGCCCCGACGGCTATCTGTACGTCTCCACCGGCGAGGCCCAGACGCCCGACCTCGCGCAGGACAAGAACTCCCTCAACGGCAAGATCCTGCGCATGACGACGGACGGCAAGGCGGCTCCCGGCAACCCGTTCGGCAACTACGTCTACAGCTACGGCCACCGCAACCCGCAGGGCCTCGCCTTCGACCGCAACGGGCGCCTGTGGGAGGCCGAGTTCGGCGACAGCTCCAAGGACGAGCTGAACCTCATCAAGCCGGGCGCCAACTACGGCTGGCCGACCTGCGAGGGCACGTGCAGTGTCGCCGGGATGACCAACCCCAAGAAGACCTGGAACGTCTCCGAGGCCTCGCCCAGTGGCATCGCCATCGTGCGCAACGTCATCTACATGGCGTCCCTGCGCGGCGAACGGCTGTGGCGCATCCCCATCAACGGCGACACGGAGAACGTCGGCACGGCGACCGCGTACTACGTCGGGACCTACGGCCGGCTGCGCACGGTCACCAAGGTCCCGGGCGCCGACCAGCTCTGGCTCTCGACCACCAACTGCGACAACAACGGAGGTGCGGCGGACGGCTCGGACAAGATCTTCAAGGTGAGCATCGACTAG
- a CDS encoding ABC transporter ATP-binding protein, whose protein sequence is MTDAPVLEAVGIGVRFGGVRALDGVDLALRPGEVCGLIGPNGAGKTTLFDALSGIRRPDDGRVLLDGTDITRRSPVWRARHGMRRTFQRQQLFGQLTVADNLVVAQEWRGGGGGLAADLLAAPTRRTYERSRRERAAAVLRACGLGDIGTSYAGALPVGRARMVELARAVADPPRVLLLDEPASGMTDSESGHLLSVIRHLTVEERCAVLLVEHNVAFVMELCTRVVVLDLGHVLAEGTPAEVRADPKVTDAYLGTAPTR, encoded by the coding sequence ATGACGGACGCTCCGGTGCTCGAAGCCGTCGGCATCGGCGTCCGCTTCGGCGGCGTCCGCGCCCTCGACGGAGTGGACCTCGCCCTGCGCCCCGGCGAGGTGTGCGGCCTCATCGGACCCAACGGCGCCGGAAAGACCACCCTCTTCGACGCCCTGTCGGGCATCCGCCGCCCCGACGACGGCCGCGTCCTCCTCGACGGCACGGACATCACCCGCCGCTCCCCCGTCTGGCGCGCCCGCCACGGCATGCGCCGCACCTTCCAGCGGCAACAGCTGTTCGGCCAGCTCACGGTGGCCGACAACCTGGTCGTCGCCCAGGAGTGGCGCGGAGGCGGCGGCGGCCTCGCGGCGGATCTGCTGGCGGCGCCGACCCGGCGTACGTATGAGAGGAGCCGTCGGGAGCGTGCGGCGGCCGTGCTGCGCGCGTGCGGGCTGGGCGACATCGGTACCTCGTACGCCGGGGCGCTCCCGGTGGGCCGGGCCCGCATGGTGGAGCTGGCGCGTGCGGTCGCGGATCCGCCGAGGGTGTTGTTGCTGGACGAACCCGCGAGTGGCATGACAGACAGTGAGAGTGGTCATCTGCTGTCTGTCATCCGTCATCTGACAGTCGAGGAACGGTGTGCCGTCCTCCTCGTCGAGCACAACGTCGCCTTCGTCATGGAACTCTGCACCCGCGTCGTCGTCCTCGACCTCGGCCACGTCCTCGCCGAGGGCACGCCGGCCGAGGTACGCGCCGACCCGAAGGTCACCGACGCGTACCTCGGCACCGCGCCCACTCGGTGA
- a CDS encoding ABC transporter permease subunit, producing the protein MSDLLGFVLSGLVSGALYALLATGLVLSYSASGLFNFAHGATAYLCALAFYELHSGLGWPAVPTAVLLVCVMAPALGWGLDRLMFRKLARVGETAQIVATIGLLVALPALGLWIVELLEDAGVSVKPAENQFGLPGVGPSPAKSWQLMDGVGVDSDQLITWVATAVVAVGLWILMRHTPLGLRLRASVDNRSLVELRGMSADRLSSIAWMLSSALAGLAGVLATPLLGLSAHDFTLFLFVSATAAVLGRFASVPLAFAGGLGLGVLQNLVAGYATFAERITGFRTAVPFLILFAGLLVLTRRQRTAGTAATDAPPVDYLAGRSWVRRWGPWSAAGLLLALAFYTVTTPFWSGLLAQGLALSLVFVSFTVVTGLGAMVSLAQATFVTGAALVAGLLMSHGWPFVAAAAVGTCAAAVLGALVALPALRIGGRSLALATLALAFLADQVLFQMGWLRNGDTGWAIPRPVFGPVDLSDDRAMGVAMIVLVALAVAALSALRDSPSGRAMLAVRSAPAAAMASGVSVIRTQLMLFTLSAGLAGFGGVMYASYSTRITATDFTAMTGLIWLAVVVAAGVRRPQFAVVAGLVYAVVPHLLSDYVTESVHLPVLLFGLAGLALANDPDGYAAAVSTRLHRRRATTTPRTPSEAPSASSPEVALELRAVHAGYDGAPVLHGVDLAVRPGEILALLGPNGAGKSTACRVAAGLLTPLTGQVYVAGRDATRERAVGRSRAGIVLAPEGRGIFPSLTIEENLALHLRAKDERDAVYARFPGLAARRGVLAGSLSGGEQQMLALAPLLQRPPKVLIADEPSLGLAPRVVEEVFRLLTELKRAGTALLLVEEKATEVLGIASRVAYLTQGRVTWCGPREEVEADRLAEAYLGIAAGSASGAPEGSGGPGGPGGPGQPGRPGPQARPGQQGRWPGGMVRP; encoded by the coding sequence ATGTCGGACCTGCTGGGGTTCGTGCTGAGCGGACTGGTGTCGGGCGCGCTGTACGCCCTGCTGGCGACCGGGCTCGTGCTGTCGTACTCGGCCTCGGGACTGTTCAACTTCGCGCACGGCGCCACCGCTTACCTGTGCGCGCTCGCCTTCTACGAGCTGCACTCGGGCCTCGGCTGGCCCGCCGTGCCGACGGCCGTGCTGCTGGTGTGCGTGATGGCGCCCGCGCTGGGCTGGGGCCTGGACCGGCTGATGTTCCGCAAACTGGCGCGGGTCGGCGAGACGGCCCAGATCGTCGCCACCATAGGGTTGTTGGTGGCGCTGCCCGCGCTGGGGCTGTGGATCGTGGAGCTCCTTGAGGACGCGGGGGTGTCCGTCAAACCCGCCGAGAACCAGTTCGGGCTTCCGGGGGTCGGGCCGAGCCCCGCGAAGTCGTGGCAGCTGATGGACGGAGTCGGCGTCGACTCCGACCAGTTGATCACGTGGGTCGCGACCGCCGTGGTCGCCGTCGGTCTGTGGATCCTGATGCGGCACACCCCGCTGGGCCTCAGACTCCGGGCCTCGGTGGACAATCGCTCCCTCGTGGAGCTGCGCGGGATGAGCGCGGACCGGCTGTCGTCGATCGCGTGGATGCTGTCATCGGCGCTCGCCGGTCTCGCGGGCGTCCTCGCCACCCCTCTTCTCGGCCTGTCCGCCCATGACTTCACCCTCTTCCTCTTCGTCTCGGCGACGGCCGCGGTCCTCGGCCGCTTCGCCTCCGTACCGCTCGCCTTCGCGGGCGGCCTCGGGCTCGGGGTGCTGCAGAACCTGGTCGCCGGGTACGCGACGTTCGCCGAGCGGATCACCGGTTTCCGTACGGCCGTTCCGTTCCTGATCCTCTTCGCCGGGCTGCTGGTGCTGACCCGACGGCAGCGGACGGCGGGCACGGCGGCCACGGACGCGCCGCCGGTGGACTATCTGGCGGGACGGTCGTGGGTACGGCGCTGGGGCCCCTGGTCGGCGGCCGGGCTGCTGCTCGCCCTCGCGTTCTACACGGTCACGACCCCCTTCTGGAGCGGCCTCCTCGCCCAAGGGCTCGCCCTCTCCCTGGTGTTCGTCTCGTTCACCGTGGTGACGGGGCTCGGCGCGATGGTGTCCCTGGCGCAGGCCACGTTCGTGACGGGCGCGGCGCTGGTGGCCGGACTGCTGATGAGCCATGGCTGGCCGTTCGTGGCGGCCGCCGCGGTGGGGACGTGCGCGGCGGCGGTGCTGGGCGCCCTGGTGGCGCTTCCCGCGCTGCGGATCGGCGGGCGCTCACTGGCCCTGGCGACCCTCGCGCTGGCCTTCCTCGCGGACCAAGTCCTGTTCCAGATGGGCTGGTTGAGGAACGGGGACACCGGCTGGGCGATCCCTCGTCCGGTCTTCGGACCGGTGGACCTGAGCGACGACCGCGCGATGGGCGTGGCGATGATCGTGCTCGTCGCGCTGGCCGTGGCGGCGCTCAGCGCGCTGCGCGACTCGCCGTCCGGGCGCGCGATGCTCGCGGTCCGCTCGGCTCCGGCGGCGGCGATGGCGTCCGGCGTGTCGGTGATCCGCACCCAGCTCATGCTGTTCACGCTGTCGGCCGGGCTCGCGGGCTTCGGCGGCGTGATGTACGCGTCGTACAGCACCCGCATCACCGCGACCGACTTCACCGCGATGACGGGGCTGATCTGGCTCGCGGTCGTGGTGGCGGCCGGGGTGCGCCGCCCCCAGTTCGCGGTGGTCGCGGGGCTCGTCTACGCCGTCGTACCGCATCTGCTGTCGGACTACGTCACCGAGTCCGTCCATCTGCCGGTGCTCCTGTTCGGCCTGGCGGGGCTGGCGCTGGCCAATGACCCGGACGGGTACGCGGCGGCCGTGTCCACCCGGCTGCACCGCAGGCGCGCGACGACCACACCCCGTACGCCCTCCGAGGCGCCTTCGGCGTCGTCCCCCGAAGTGGCCCTCGAACTCCGCGCCGTGCACGCCGGATACGACGGCGCCCCCGTGCTCCACGGCGTCGACCTCGCCGTCCGCCCCGGCGAGATCCTCGCCCTCCTCGGCCCGAACGGCGCCGGAAAGTCCACCGCGTGCCGTGTCGCCGCCGGGCTGCTGACCCCGCTCACCGGCCAGGTGTACGTCGCCGGGCGCGACGCCACGCGCGAGCGGGCCGTCGGGCGGTCCCGGGCGGGGATCGTCCTGGCGCCCGAAGGACGCGGGATCTTCCCGTCCCTCACCATCGAGGAGAACCTCGCCCTGCATCTGCGCGCCAAGGACGAACGCGACGCCGTGTACGCCCGCTTTCCCGGCCTCGCGGCACGCCGTGGCGTCCTCGCCGGCTCGCTGTCCGGTGGCGAGCAGCAGATGCTCGCGCTCGCGCCGCTCCTCCAGCGCCCGCCGAAGGTACTGATCGCGGACGAGCCCTCCCTCGGCCTCGCCCCGCGCGTGGTCGAGGAGGTGTTCCGGCTGCTGACCGAACTGAAGCGGGCGGGCACCGCACTGCTGCTGGTCGAGGAGAAGGCCACCGAGGTCCTCGGGATCGCCTCCAGGGTCGCGTATCTCACCCAGGGGCGGGTGACGTGGTGCGGCCCGCGCGAGGAGGTGGAGGCGGACCGGCTGGCGGAGGCCTACCTGGGGATCGCGGCCGGGAGCGCATCAGGAGCGCCCGAAGGCTCCGGCGGTCCCGGAGGTCCCGGAGGTCCTGGACAACCAGGCCGCCCCGGCCCACAGGCCCGCCCCGGACAACAAGGCCGCTGGCCCGGAGGGATGGTGCGGCCATGA
- a CDS encoding glycosyl hydrolase family 28 protein: protein MKRIHWAASVFFAFAVVLGLTHPQALAAPRTAAAGVFDVHAYGAKGDGSTNDTPAINKAITAANSAGGGTVRFPAGTYKSKNTIHMKSEVTLQVDKGATIQGSSADTYDQPEDNPNDAYQDYGHSHFHNAMIYGDRLTNIGFVGDGVIDGLGNLITGNPKPGEADKILSLTRCNGLRLGDGLTLRRGGHFAALINGCTNVTSDHLTIDTANDRDGWNVISTTNVTVTNATIKANDDALVFKSDYALGAKLPNGHVRVSDSYLSAVCCNALMFGSETCGDFSDYQFAKIRIEGSNKSGLGMVSMDGAKISDVHYRDITMTNVHSPIMQKIGTRKRCGNSPGIGSISDVTYDNITATGSSPSFSPTLWGESGHRINGVTFTNVHITVPGGNGTMSTAVPGNDPNDYNPKAIGTRPAYGWYLHNADNVTFTDSSVKYAADDGRPAVIANAGNSIRFTRFTAQRGSNSPHDVGFQNVTGYCLTDSHNTAGGSLRVSSSGSSESCGTAAKPMGAATARPMGAAAAKPPAGGAKPLDLENPRQAFLRGSVGGLFLHWGERTAPAHTSCTAWENDVTSGGWTPDYWVKEAQKLHTQYLVLATFHSRLGYARPWPSKIPGSCSTRRDFLGELITAAKAKGLKVILYMTDDPQWHNEGGHEWLDSAAYSAYKGTNVDLTTRDGFGRFSYDNFFEVMDRYPDLGGFWIDNDNAYWESHNLYAQIQQKRPNYTLSNNNEDTPIMDMISNEQKTGMTPSYDYPQAVYTAQPRLTEADFKLPSSGAWWYDGSNPSVDKTLTLGRLITNAGSSVKALMAETAQVNGKFPSNQASFNTFADSYLDPIWESLHGTEGGGYLYGGLKPGFWNDGAHGVTTISKTDPNLQYVHVLTPPSTSTLRIRDNGYRIASVTNLRTGAALSWSQSGGVLTLGGLGGWDPYDTVFKVTTAGRQGILSGVTVSASASASGHEASAAGDGSYLSYWDSDKTLPVNLTFDLGSAKKVQYIGLNQREDSVAYARSDTEQSARIKAYKVFLSNDGSSWGSAVKTGQLPSRRGIQGIDLTAANARYVRLEVDSTWAASTDTTRYQRLRIDEAWIGTSYATPAATATAHPAAAVTPYSDNGQSLRPAMGWSSWSFVRRWPTEAKIKAQADALIASGLKDHGFVYINLDDFWQKCDANGFVVDSYGRWTVDTAKFPSGIKALADYIHSKGLKFGFYVTPGIAKNAVTKNTPIEGTSYHAADIADTSKTEKNYNCKNMYYIDYGKPGAQEFVNSWARQFASWGVDYLKIDGVGSADIPDVQAWDKALRATGRPITFALSNNLPIANASTWRSLANSWRTQGDVECYCGSGANGSGYPLTDWSHVSARFTSAANWQPYAGPGAWNDLDSLEIGNGDQAGLTADQRRSHFTLWAMAGAPLLLGTDVTHVDSVDKAMLTNDRLIGVDQDGVAAKRVVNSGVKQVWSKKENTGDYVVALFNTGTSGNTTVGVNWSQVGFTGSGDVTDLWSGSHKGVIADSYSATLRPGETRLIRVKPVNSANAVKAADGAQSVNPVNRVNVSAALGAAAASPSPGAAAASPGMAVAPYEYLGWGSPQNPTSVMAATGVKWFTLAFVLSDGSCNPKWDGSRPLTGGNDQSKINAIRAAGGDVIVSIGGWSGAKLGERCSSASALAGAYQKVISAYGLKVIDIDIENTEWNNATVRQRVIDALKIVKAGNAGLKTVITFGTTTSGPDSTGVDMIKRGANSGLANDIWCIMPFDFGGGTTNMGTLTTQAMEGLKARVKSAYGYSDATAYAHIGLSSMNGKTDDSGERVRVADFKTMLAYAQQHHIARLTYWSVNRDRACGSGSDGDSCSGVSQQPYDYLKVFAQYTG from the coding sequence ATGAAGCGCATCCACTGGGCGGCGTCCGTCTTCTTCGCGTTCGCCGTCGTGCTCGGACTGACCCACCCCCAGGCCCTCGCGGCTCCCCGTACGGCTGCGGCAGGCGTCTTCGACGTGCACGCCTACGGAGCCAAGGGTGACGGCTCCACCAACGACACCCCGGCCATCAACAAGGCCATCACAGCGGCCAATTCGGCGGGCGGCGGCACGGTCCGCTTCCCCGCGGGCACGTACAAGTCCAAGAACACCATCCACATGAAGAGCGAGGTCACACTCCAGGTCGACAAGGGCGCGACGATCCAGGGCTCCAGCGCGGACACCTACGACCAGCCCGAGGACAACCCCAACGACGCCTACCAGGACTACGGTCACAGCCACTTCCACAACGCGATGATCTACGGCGACCGGCTCACGAACATCGGCTTCGTCGGCGACGGCGTCATCGACGGCCTGGGCAACCTCATCACCGGCAACCCGAAGCCGGGCGAGGCCGACAAGATCCTTTCGCTGACCCGCTGCAACGGGCTGCGCCTCGGCGACGGCCTCACCCTGCGGCGCGGCGGCCACTTCGCCGCCCTCATCAACGGCTGTACGAACGTCACTTCGGACCACCTGACCATCGACACCGCGAACGACCGCGACGGCTGGAACGTCATCAGCACGACCAACGTCACCGTCACCAACGCCACCATCAAGGCCAACGACGACGCGCTCGTCTTCAAGAGCGACTACGCGCTGGGCGCCAAGCTGCCCAACGGCCATGTACGAGTGAGCGATTCATACCTCTCGGCGGTGTGCTGCAACGCGCTCATGTTCGGCTCCGAGACCTGCGGCGACTTCTCCGACTACCAGTTCGCGAAGATCCGCATCGAGGGCTCCAACAAGTCCGGGCTCGGCATGGTCTCGATGGACGGCGCGAAGATCTCCGACGTCCACTACCGCGACATCACGATGACCAACGTCCATTCCCCGATCATGCAGAAGATCGGCACCCGCAAACGCTGCGGGAACAGTCCCGGGATCGGCTCGATCAGCGACGTCACGTACGACAACATCACGGCGACCGGGTCGAGTCCGTCCTTCAGCCCGACGCTGTGGGGCGAGAGCGGCCACCGGATCAACGGGGTCACCTTCACCAACGTCCACATCACCGTGCCCGGCGGCAACGGCACCATGTCCACCGCCGTACCGGGCAACGACCCGAACGACTACAACCCGAAGGCCATCGGCACGCGCCCCGCGTACGGCTGGTACCTCCACAACGCGGACAACGTCACCTTCACGGACAGCTCGGTGAAGTACGCGGCCGACGACGGACGCCCGGCGGTCATCGCCAACGCGGGGAACAGCATCAGATTCACCCGGTTCACCGCACAGCGTGGCAGCAACTCGCCGCATGACGTGGGCTTCCAGAACGTCACGGGGTACTGCCTGACGGACAGTCACAACACGGCCGGTGGGTCCCTGCGTGTCTCCAGCAGCGGATCGAGTGAGAGCTGCGGTACGGCGGCGAAGCCGATGGGGGCTGCGACTGCGCGGCCGATGGGCGCCGCGGCCGCGAAGCCGCCGGCGGGCGGTGCGAAGCCGCTCGACCTGGAGAACCCCCGCCAGGCATTCCTGCGCGGCTCCGTCGGCGGCCTCTTCCTGCACTGGGGTGAACGCACCGCCCCCGCCCACACCAGCTGCACCGCCTGGGAGAACGACGTCACCAGCGGCGGCTGGACCCCCGACTACTGGGTGAAGGAGGCCCAGAAGCTGCACACCCAGTACCTGGTCCTCGCCACCTTCCACAGCCGCCTCGGCTACGCCCGCCCCTGGCCGTCGAAGATTCCCGGCAGCTGCTCCACCCGGCGCGACTTCCTCGGCGAACTGATCACCGCGGCCAAGGCCAAGGGCCTCAAGGTCATCCTCTACATGACCGACGACCCCCAGTGGCACAACGAGGGCGGCCACGAATGGCTCGACTCGGCCGCGTACTCCGCGTACAAGGGCACGAACGTCGACCTCACCACACGCGACGGCTTCGGCCGCTTCAGTTACGACAACTTCTTCGAGGTCATGGACCGCTACCCCGACCTCGGCGGCTTCTGGATCGACAACGACAACGCGTACTGGGAGAGCCACAACCTCTACGCGCAGATCCAGCAGAAGCGCCCGAACTACACGCTGAGCAACAACAACGAAGACACGCCGATCATGGACATGATCAGCAATGAGCAGAAGACGGGGATGACGCCGTCGTACGACTACCCGCAAGCTGTCTACACGGCCCAACCCCGCCTGACCGAGGCCGACTTCAAGCTCCCTTCGAGCGGCGCCTGGTGGTACGACGGCTCGAACCCGTCGGTCGACAAGACGCTTACGCTCGGCCGGCTGATCACCAACGCCGGCTCGTCCGTGAAGGCGCTGATGGCCGAGACCGCCCAGGTCAACGGTAAGTTCCCGAGTAATCAGGCCTCCTTCAACACGTTCGCCGACTCCTACCTCGACCCCATCTGGGAGTCCCTGCACGGCACCGAGGGCGGCGGCTACCTGTACGGCGGCCTCAAGCCCGGCTTCTGGAACGACGGCGCGCACGGCGTGACCACGATCAGCAAGACCGACCCGAACCTCCAGTACGTGCACGTGCTGACACCGCCGTCCACCAGCACCCTGCGCATCCGCGACAACGGCTACCGGATCGCCTCCGTCACCAACCTCCGTACGGGAGCGGCCCTTTCGTGGTCGCAGTCCGGAGGCGTCCTCACCCTGGGCGGGCTCGGCGGCTGGGACCCGTACGACACCGTCTTCAAGGTCACGACCGCCGGCCGGCAGGGCATCCTGTCCGGCGTCACGGTGAGCGCGAGCGCCTCGGCGAGCGGGCACGAGGCATCGGCCGCCGGGGACGGCAGTTACCTCAGTTACTGGGACAGCGACAAGACGCTGCCGGTGAATCTCACCTTCGATCTGGGGTCGGCGAAGAAGGTGCAGTACATCGGCCTCAACCAGCGCGAGGACTCCGTCGCCTACGCGCGCTCCGACACCGAACAGTCCGCGCGGATCAAGGCGTACAAGGTGTTCCTCAGCAACGACGGCTCCAGCTGGGGAAGCGCGGTCAAGACCGGACAGCTGCCAAGTCGCCGTGGAATCCAGGGGATCGACCTCACGGCGGCGAACGCCCGGTACGTACGCCTCGAAGTCGACTCCACGTGGGCGGCGTCCACCGACACCACGCGCTACCAGCGGCTGCGCATCGACGAGGCGTGGATCGGCACGTCGTACGCCACCCCGGCGGCGACCGCCACCGCGCACCCGGCGGCTGCCGTCACCCCGTACTCCGACAACGGCCAGTCCCTCCGCCCCGCCATGGGCTGGAGCAGCTGGAGCTTTGTGCGCCGCTGGCCCACCGAGGCGAAGATCAAGGCGCAGGCCGACGCCCTCATCGCGAGCGGGCTCAAGGACCACGGCTTCGTATACATCAACCTCGACGACTTCTGGCAGAAGTGCGACGCGAACGGATTCGTCGTCGACTCGTACGGGCGGTGGACCGTCGACACGGCGAAATTCCCCTCCGGGATCAAGGCGCTGGCCGACTACATCCACTCCAAGGGGCTGAAGTTCGGCTTCTACGTCACGCCGGGCATCGCCAAGAACGCGGTCACCAAGAACACGCCGATCGAGGGGACCTCGTACCACGCCGCCGATATCGCGGACACCTCGAAGACCGAGAAGAACTACAACTGCAAGAACATGTACTACATCGACTACGGGAAGCCGGGCGCGCAGGAGTTCGTGAACTCGTGGGCGAGGCAGTTCGCCTCCTGGGGAGTCGACTACCTGAAGATCGACGGGGTGGGCAGCGCCGACATCCCCGACGTCCAGGCCTGGGACAAGGCGCTGCGGGCGACCGGGCGGCCGATCACCTTCGCGCTCTCCAACAACCTGCCCATCGCCAACGCCTCGACCTGGCGATCGCTCGCGAACAGCTGGCGTACCCAGGGCGATGTCGAGTGCTACTGCGGTTCGGGCGCGAACGGCAGCGGCTATCCGCTGACCGACTGGTCGCACGTCTCCGCTCGCTTCACCTCGGCGGCCAACTGGCAGCCGTACGCGGGCCCGGGCGCCTGGAACGACCTCGACTCGCTGGAGATCGGCAACGGCGACCAGGCAGGACTCACCGCCGACCAGCGCCGCTCCCACTTCACCCTGTGGGCGATGGCCGGCGCACCACTGCTGCTCGGCACCGACGTCACGCACGTCGACTCCGTCGACAAGGCGATGCTGACGAATGACCGGCTCATCGGCGTCGACCAGGACGGCGTCGCCGCGAAACGGGTGGTGAACAGTGGTGTCAAGCAGGTCTGGAGCAAGAAGGAGAACACCGGCGACTACGTGGTGGCGCTGTTCAACACCGGTACGTCCGGCAACACCACGGTCGGTGTGAACTGGTCGCAGGTCGGATTCACGGGCTCCGGTGACGTCACGGACCTGTGGTCGGGCTCCCACAAGGGCGTGATCGCGGACTCGTACAGCGCGACGCTGCGACCGGGCGAAACACGGCTGATCCGTGTGAAGCCGGTTAACAGCGCGAATGCCGTGAAGGCGGCCGACGGTGCGCAGAGTGTGAACCCGGTTAATCGAGTGAACGTTTCTGCGGCTCTCGGCGCGGCAGCCGCCTCACCCAGCCCCGGCGCGGCAGCCGCCTCACCCGGTATGGCCGTAGCCCCCTACGAATACCTCGGCTGGGGCAGCCCCCAGAACCCCACCTCCGTCATGGCGGCGACCGGCGTCAAGTGGTTCACGCTCGCCTTCGTCCTCTCCGACGGTTCCTGCAACCCGAAGTGGGACGGCTCACGGCCGCTGACCGGCGGCAACGACCAGTCGAAGATCAACGCGATCCGGGCGGCCGGCGGTGACGTCATCGTCTCCATCGGCGGCTGGAGCGGCGCCAAACTCGGCGAGAGGTGCTCCAGCGCCTCCGCGCTCGCGGGCGCGTATCAGAAGGTCATCAGCGCGTACGGCCTCAAGGTCATCGACATCGACATCGAGAACACCGAGTGGAACAACGCGACCGTGCGGCAGCGCGTGATCGACGCGCTGAAGATCGTGAAGGCGGGCAACGCGGGCCTCAAGACCGTCATCACCTTCGGTACGACGACCAGCGGCCCGGACTCCACCGGTGTCGACATGATCAAGCGCGGCGCCAACTCGGGCCTGGCGAACGACATCTGGTGCATCATGCCGTTCGACTTCGGCGGCGGCACCACGAACATGGGCACGCTCACCACCCAGGCCATGGAAGGCCTCAAGGCGCGGGTCAAGTCGGCGTACGGATACAGCGACGCGACGGCCTACGCGCACATCGGGCTGTCGTCGATGAACGGCAAGACCGACGACTCCGGCGAACGCGTCCGGGTGGCCGACTTCAAGACCATGCTCGCCTACGCGCAGCAGCACCACATCGCGCGCCTCACCTACTGGTCCGTGAACCGCGACCGGGCCTGCGGCTCCGGTTCCGACGGGGACTCCTGCAGCGGCGTCTCGCAGCAGCCGTACGACTATCTCAAGGTCTTCGCCCAGTACACGGGCTGA